The Pseudalkalibacillus hwajinpoensis nucleotide sequence TGAGGTGATCAAGTGAATAAATTACGTATGGGGATTATCGGGTCTGGCGGCATCGCCCAGTCCCGGCATATCCCAGCATACCAGCAGCTCTCTGAACAAGTAGAGTTGTTTGGTGTTTATGATGTCGATTATGAAAAAGCGCAGCAGGTAGGGCTTTCTTGTCATATTCCTAATGTGTACGAGCATGTACAGGATATGCTAAATGAAGTAGATGCCGTTACGATTTGCACACCGAATAAATTTCATGCGGATCTAGCTGAGCAAGCTCTACTCGCAGGTGTTCATGTTCTCTGTGAAAAGCCAATGGCGATGACAGTTGCAGAATGTGATCGGATGATTGCAGCAGAGAAAAAGTCTGGCAAAATCTTATCCATCGCTTATCATTATCGCTTCATGAAGGAACCGCGTGCGGCACGTCAACTTATTCAAGAGAATGAAATCGGTGATCCAATGGTTGCAAGAGTTCAAGCCCTTCGTCGCCGAAAGGTTCCTGGCTGGGGCGTGTTTACGAATAAACAGCTTCAAGGCGGCGGTAGCTTAATAGATTATGGATGCCACTTTCTTGATTTAAGTATTTGGCTAATGGGCAACGCGAAGCCTGTTGAAGTGTCAGGAACAACATACAATCGTTTAAGCAAAACGCCTGAACAAGTGAACCAGTGGGGAGCATTTGATCACGAGACGTTTAATGTGGATGATCATGTCACGGCATATATCCGTTTTGATAATAATATTTCTATGCTCTTTGAAACATCCTGGTCAGCCAACATTGCAGAGGACAAAGAGTCTGTTAGTATCTCCGGTAGTGATGGGGGTCTCGATGTTTTTCCATTTCAATTAAATAAAGCTCAGCACGGCATGCTTTTAAATACGAGCAGTCAATGGGTACCAGGAGATGAGGACCCAGGATTGCCTCAAGCTGCGAATTTTGTGAACAGCTGTCTTGGACTAGAGGAACCGATCGTAAAATCGGAAGAGGCGAGACGTGTGTCACAAGTAATTGAAGCAATTTATGAAAGCTGTACAACTGGGAGAAGCATTCGACTTGATTAAAAACATAAGAGGAGTGGTCCTATGAAACTAGGTGTATTTACTGTACTATTCTCAGATAAGTCATTCGAAGAGATGCTCGATCATGCGAAAGCATCTGGACTTAAAGCGGTGGAAATCGGAACGGGAGGTTATCCAGGTAATGCTCATTGCAATCTGGATGAATTGCTCGAAAGTGAAGAGAAGCGCTCGGAATATCTTGATAAAGTTCATTCAAGAGGACTCGAAATTAGTGCGTTTAGCTGTCACGGGAATCCTATTTCTCCTGATAAGAAATTTGCTGAGGAGTGCCACGACACTTTCGTTAAGACTGTGAAATTAGCATCGGCAATGAACGTTCCGGTAGTGAATACATTCTCAGGAACGCCCGGTGATAGCGAAGACGCGAAAAACCCAAATTGGCCAGTAACGCCATGGCCAGCGGAGTACTCAGATATTTTGAAGTGGCAATGGGAAGAGAAGCTAGTTCCTTATTGGAAAGAGTGGGGGCAATTTGCTAAGGATCATAATGTGAAAATAGGTCTTGAGCTTCATGGCGGGTTTCTTGTACATACACCTTACACGATGCTTAAGCTTCGTGAGCTAACGTGTGACGCAATCGGTGCAAACTTCGATCCAAGTCACATGTGGTGGCAAGGAATTGACCCTGTCGCAGCCATAAAAATTCTTGGAAAAGAAAATGCGATCCATCATTTCCATGCGAAAGACACGTATATCGATCAGGATAATGTGAACATGCATGGATTAACAGACATGCAGCCTTATGGAGAAGTGAAGACACGAGCATGGACTTTCCGTTCTGTTGGTTGTGGACATAGTAATCAAGAATGGTCTCACATGATGAGCGCACTTCGTACATATGGCTATGACCATGTTGTAAGCATTGAACACGAAGATCCACTCATGTCTATTAACGAAGGCTTCCAAACGGCTGTTAAGAACCTTCAATCTGTTTTAATTGTTGAAGAGCCAACTGAAATGTGGTGGGCTTAAGTTTATTCATAAAGAAACCCCGATGCTCGTTGCATCGGGGTTTTGCTTCCTTGTCTTACTCTGTTTCCTTTTTCCATTGCTCATCGATTAACATCTTACCAGGCCAAGTATACGCCATAATACCACCATCAGCTGTAATATCCTCACCTGTCACATAAGAGCTATCATCAGATGCTAAGAAAAGAGCGACCTTCGCCATTTCATCCGGGCGGCCAAGTCTACCAAGTGGTGTAATCCACTTATTCGCATCTCTAAATTTCTGACCCATTTCTTCTTCTTTTGAACCGGCAAGCTCATCAATTAGTGGCGTTTCAATCGTACCTGGAGAGAGAGAGTTTACTCGAATTCCCTGTCTTGCATAGTCAATCGCCATGGCTTTCGTAAAGTTAGTAATACCACCTTTTGCTGCGTTGTAGCCTGAACGATCCAGATCAGCTGCTCGACCTGACATCGATGACGTATTAATAATCGATCCACCATTATCCATCATGAGTGGAAGTAAGTATTTGCTTGTTAAAAATGTACCGCGCAAGTCAACTGAAACAATGCGATCGAATAATTCGACTGGGTATTCGTGGACTTTTCCACCTTCCTGGTCAACCCCTGCGTTATTAAAGAGAACATCAATCGTGCCATATTCCTCTTTGACTTGGTTAGCAAAACTCGTTACGCTTTCCTCACTTGATACATCAACGTGGAAAGTTTTTACATTACCTCCGTTGTTATTTAGCTTCTCAGCTGTTTTACTCATCTCTTCTGTATTAACATCAGCACATAAAACTGTAGCTCCTTCTTTTGCGAAAAGCTCAACAGTGGCTTGTCCAATACCAGTTGCAGCTCCAGTAATTACCGCTGTTTTATTTTGTAATCTACTCATTGATAAGTCCTCCTGTAAACAGATTATTTTAAGTCTATTTTGGGTTTACCCGCTTCAAGAAGAAAATAATCACAAGGAATGTGCTGTTAAGAAAATATCTTTCATGGAAAAATACGGTACTAGTGTAAACTATTTGTCATATCTCAAGAATTCTGACGGTGATAAAATGACTGTATAAGGAGGGGATTTTGTTGTTTACTGTAAAGATACATGAAGAGGGATCTGGAGATTTAGAGGCAGAGGATTTTGAAGTGCGCTATCAGGCTAATGTCGCATTTAAAGAAAAAACACTCGCATACTCTAATCGTTCAGGGCGTTATGAAATTACGTTGAATGGTTCAGGTGAAGAAATTCTAGCAACCAAAGTAGGGCTTGGATGGTGAAAACATACATATTAAAAACCCCGTACAAGTGTACGGGGTTTTTAACGTCTTAGTGAGAAGAATGGAAAAGGTTTTGTTTAACGGTTTTCCAGTTCGGTTTTGGCGTATCTTTAAGACTTTTATAAAGAGAGAAGCCAAGACCTGCTATCATCACGATGATAAAGAGAATCTCATCCATGTGTACCCCTCACTTTCCTTGAACTTACTTTTTTTTATCGAAAAGACTAGTGCTGTGAAGCGGCTGTACTTTTGCATCAGGATCCATATAGGATTTTGCATTATTAACAGCTGTTGGTGCTTCACCAAATCCAGAGGCGATAAGCTTTACTTTGCCGTCATATGTAGCAACATCACCAGCTGCATAAATACCAGGAATGTTTGTTTCCATTTTGGTATTAACAACAATGGAGTTCTTTTCAATATCAAGGCCCCATTCTTTAATTGGTCCAAGAGAAGAAATGAAGCCGTAGTTCACAATAACTGCATCCACGTCTTTCGTTATTTTCTCTTCACCTTTAACTTGCTCGAGAACAACCTGGTTAATGCGTTCTCCGTCACCAATGAACTCAGTAATGTTATACGGCGTTTGAATGTTTACAGAAGAGTTCATAAGCTGTTCAACGCTGTGTTCGTGAGCTCTGAACTTATCTCGACGGTGAATGAGTGTTACTTCTTCAGCAATTGGCTCAAGCATATTAGCCCAATCCACTGCTGAATCTCCTCCACCAGCAATAAGAACTTTTTGTCCTGCAAATGCTGTGAGATCATTTACGAAATAGTGAAGGTTCTTTCCTTCATAAAGATCAGCACCTTCTACTTTCAAGCGACGAGGTTGGAAGGCCCCAACACCAGCAGTAATAATAACTGCTCGCGTATAATGCTCGTCTCCTGTGTTTGAACGAAGGTAAAGAGTGCCGTCTTCTTGTTTTGTTACTTCTTCCACCGACTGCTCCAAAGCAACCTCTGGTTGAAATTGATTCGCCTGTTCGACAAGATTATCGACAAGATCTTGTGCGAGAACTTTTGGAAAGCCAGCGACGTCATAAATGTATTTTTCAGGATAGAGTGCAGAGAGCTGCCCTCCAAGCTGTGGCATACTTTCAATAATCTTTACTTTAAGTTGGCGCATACCACCGTAGAATGCGGTAAATAAGCCAACAGGACCTCCACCAATAATCGTTATATCATAAAGTTCATGTTGGTCAGTCATAAGTCAGTCCCCCTATAATTTATTCAATGTGCTTTCATTATTATAATCATAATAAAAACGGAACTAAACCCCTAAGGTGAAAACACCTCTAGAACTTTCATTATAAAGGTTGAAAAAGAAAAAAAAAAAGAATATGATTAGAATGGAGCGTCAGATTTGAAAATTTTATGACAAAGTGCGGGCTAGATCACCATTTTTTTCGGTCTAGAACGTGAAATACTTAACAATGTCTCTTGATCCTATTCAATATTGTTCATTTTTGAGAAAGAGATTCCTTATATTTAGCGTTTATTGACGTTTCACGATGGGACAATGCAGGGAAATCTACAATATGTCCTAAAAAAATACCGATAAAAGGTGGATGTGATTCAAGTGAGTAGGCCAAAAATCGCAATTTTAGGTGCAGGGTACGGCGGTATTATGACAGCAGCTCGTCTTCAAAAAGAGATGGGAACAAATGAAGTGGAAGTTACGCTTGTGAATAAGCATGACTATCATTACCAAACAACATGGCTTCATGAACCAGCTGCAGGAACAATGCACCATGACAAAACAAGAATTATGATCAAAGATGTCATTGATATGAACAAAATCAAATTTATTAAAGACACAGTCGTAGAAGTAAAGCCGGATGAAAAGCGCGTCATTCTCTCTAACGGTGAACTTGAATACGATTACCTTGTGCTAGCACTTGGTTTTGAACCAGCTACGTTTGGTATTAAGGGTCTTAAAGAAAATGCCTTCAGTATTCGTAGCGTAAACTCCGTTCGAAAAATTCGTGAACACATTGAATACCAGTTCGCAAGCTACAATAATGAGTCTAAGCGTCGCGATGATCTTCTAACCATTATTGTCGGTGGCGCAGGATTCACTGGAATTGAATTTGTTGGTGAACTTGCTGAACGTGTTCCTGAACTGTGCAAAGAGTTCGATATCCCTCGTGATCGCGTTAAAATCATTAATGTGGAAGCGTCCCCAACTGTTCTTCCTGGTTTTGATGAGGAGCTTGTAGAATACGGAATGAATCTACTTGAACGTAAAGGTGTGGAATTCCGTACGAGCACAATGATCAAAGAAGTAACAGAAGACGGCGTTATTTTGGGTGAGGATGAAGAAGTAAAAGCGGCGACAGTTGTTTGGACTGGTGGCGTGCAAGGTAACTCCATCGTTGCAAATTCTGGCTTCGAAACAAACCGCGGCCGTGTTCCTGTTCGTAAAGATCAGCGTACACCGGATTACGATAATGTTTTCGTTGTTGGAGATTGTGCTCTTCTTATTAACGAAGAAATCAATCGTCCATTCCCTCCGACGGCTCAGGTTGCGATCCAAGCTGCTGGAGCTGTATCTAAGAACTTATTGAGCCTTGTGCGCGGGAAAGAGCTTGAGAGCTTTACTCCTGACATCAAAGGTACGGTTGCTTCACTTGGTAAAGGCGAAGCGATTGGTAAAGTTGGGAATAAAAAGCTCTATGGTAGCACAGCGTCTGCTATGAAAAAAGTGATTGATAATCGCTATCTCTTCATGCTTGGTGGGCCAGGGCTTGTCTGGAAAAAAGGTAAGCTTAAGCTATTTTAAGATCATTCGATAAAGAGGGCAAAGACGTCATGTCTTTGCCTTTTTTTGCTCTTATGAAATGATTCATTTGTGATCAGCGCAATAAGAAAAACGAAGGCGATCGTCATAAAGGAGATGACGATCAGCCAAGTTTTTCTAATCTATTCAATAGAATAGGGGCTATAGTAAAGTCTATGAACGTACTACTTTATTTATTCCAGGGGAGGATTTCGATTTGACCGAAAGAGGAAAAGTATGGTTGGCAGCAGCAGGCATTGTGGAATTTGAGGGGAAGTATCTCGTCGTGATGAAGAAGTATGGTGGTTTAAAAGGGAAATGGTCTTTTCCTGCTGGATTTGTGGATCCGGGTGAAACGGTTGATGAAGCAGCTGTCCGAGAAATTTTTGAAGAAACGGGTATTGTTGCAGAAACGACTGGAATAGCAGGAATTCGTTCAGGTGTCATTAACAAAGATGTAAGTGATAACTTAGTGGTTTTTTATATGAGAAGAACCGGAGGCACGCTAACGTCCGAAACGAATGAAATTGGAGAGTCCCGATTTTTAACAAAGGAGGAACTGCTTACTGATCCACGTACGTCGTCTATGATTCCTTCTTTTCTGAATGGAATGGATCAGTTTATAACGGAGATGAATCCTGGAAATCAATTTCAGTACACGTCTTACAAATTGTTATATTCGAGCTTCAATAAAAAGTGAAAACTTTAAAACGAATGGAAACACCTCGGTTATAGATGGAAAGGTCCGATTCGCTCACATCACCTACTAATGGTTGAAATGATTTGATAAATGACGAAATAATCTGATAACTAAGGATGTATTCGCTTACACGGGCTGTCAGTGTGAAATTTGGTGTTTTTCTTTTTCAACGTTTCTTGATATATTATCAGAAAATTACAACAAAGGAGTGGTTGATGTGAGAAGACAACAAAATAAGGCGAAAGCAACTGATTGCCCTTATTGCCAGGGAAAGGGGTACTTTCAACTACTTCTTGGTGGATCGGAAACATGTGATAACTGTGGAGGAAGTGGAGCAAAACAAAATCCAACTAACTAAGCGTTTGAGAGCGCTTAGTTTTTCTTTTGGTTCAAAATAAGAATGTATGGATTGAGGTCTAGCTCCAGCGCTTGTCGGACCTACCGGACGCTTGCGCTTTTCATTGATCTAGCTCCAGCGCCCAGGTCCTCGAGTCGCTTCAGCCTTTCAGTTGAACACAAGGAACCGTGTTCAATTGAAAGGCTTCCAGCGCTTGTCGGACCTACCGGACGCTTGCGCTTTTCTTGATCTAGCTCCAGCGCCTACCTGCTCGAGGTCTTAAGCCGATCCTCATTGTGGCAAAGAACGCCACATTGAGGATCGTCTTAAGCTTGTCGCAGGTAAACAAGGCGCTTGCGCTTTTCTTTTGTTCACCCTCTGTTCATTGACTAAAATGGGACAATCCAGTAAACTAACAATGATTACTCGGGGGTGAAACGATGGCGATTCCACAGCTGATTATTTCGATGCTGCTGTTTATTGTGCTTTTCTTTGGAATTGGATTCCTGCTTAACATGCTTCTTCGCTCGACATGGATTATGGCAGTTGTCTATCCTGTAATCGTTATCATGATTATTGATAACGTTACGTTTTTTCAATATTTTTCCTCACCAGGTTCATCATTTAAAGCGTTAGGTACTGATCTTCTTTCACTAGGAAGTGCCGATGCGATTATTTTAACTGCTGGACTTGTTGGAGCTGTGTTCGCAGGTGTTGCGATCAGAATGCTTCGTGTAAGAGGATATCAGATGTTTTAAAAGCTTCGCCAATTGTTGGCAGAAGCTTTTTATATGTGTAAAAGCACGTTATCTTGATGAATAGGTTTTCACTTCTCTGGAAATGAATAGATCATGAGAGGAGTGGAAAATGTGCGATTTATCATGCTGATCGCAAAAGGGATGATCTTTACAGGACTTTTTGCAGCAGCGTTGCTATCAACTTATTTATTATTATCGGGTTTATCAATGCAAGATGTAACGAAGTGGATTTTTCCTCAGCAGACTGTACTCAGTGAAAAGGATAGGACAAGCCTAGCGACGTCTCAGGATTGGTCACAGTATCCAACGCATACCGTAACGGCTACAGGCTATACGGCAGGTGAGGAATCAACAGGGAAAACACCTGAGCACCCTGCATATGGCATCACCTATTCTGGCGTAAAGGTAAAGCGGGATCTTTATTCTACGATCGCTGCTGATACGTCCGTCTTTCCAATTGGTAGTGTACTCTTTATTCCTGAGTATGGCTTTGGGGTTGTAGCAGATACAGGAAGTGCGATAACTGGGAAGCGAATTGATCTCTATTACGACACAGTTAATGATGTTTATAATGAGTGGGGGAAAAAGACACTCGACGTATATCTGATCGAAAAAGGTGATGGAACCTTAACGGAAGAAATGTTGTTAACATTGAATGAAGAAGAGTCGATGCAAGTTTTCAGACAAGAGTTAATGAGTGAGAAAGAATAACAGAAGCTACAAAACGTCGGAGAGTATACTCTCCGACGTTTTGCGTTTACCTCTCATTTTCTAAGAAAGCATCTTCTCCTTCAAAAGAGGGATAGCGATCAGGATGAAGAATGGCTGCAAGTTTGACGAGGCCGGTCAATAAACGTGGTGAAGGGCGACAATAAAGCCATTCTTCAAGTACATGAATGGGACTTTCTTGAAGCTTATCCCAGTCCTGACGTTTTTGAACGATTTTTGGATTTACTTTATTCTGTCGAACGCCAACCCAGGCAAGACAAATATGGTCTGGTCTTCGCTTTACGACATCTGCCCAATCTGTTTGAACAGAAGCGAGTTCCACATCACGAAAAGAATTTCTCGCTCCTGCCAGTTCACTAATCTCAGTCAGCCAGTTTGTTTTACCAGGTGTGAAAATGGGCTTTGGCCACCATTCCCAATAAATATCCGGCTTCTCTGGGATTTGATCACTGATTTCCTTGTACTCCTGAATCAATTTCCTGAAACGATTGGAAAGAGAGAGGGCTTCCTGCTTTTTATTTGTAAGCTCTCCCAGAGTAACGAGATCGTTACAAATGTCCTCAAGGGAATTGGGATTTAATACTGTATAAGATAGACCAAGTTCATCCATACCTTCAATATTTTTCTCCATTCCTGGAACGCTCAGTGATGCGAGAATAAGGTCTGGTTTCAACGCTTCAACTTGCTTCAAATCAATTGAAAGATCGGGACCAAGACGTGGAAGACTCCTGATTTGTTCTGGCCAGTCGGAAAAGTCGTCAACACCGACAAGCTGATCTGTTAAACCAAGGTAGGCGCATAGCTCAGTATTACTAGGACACAATGAAACAATTCGCATTTAAGTCCTCCTATAATTAAGCGATTTGAAAAGCGTAGTATAAAATTAAAGTTGAAATAATTCCAAGCAAGCCACCAACGAGAACTTCAATTGGCTTATGCCCTAATAACTCTTTTAATTCTTCAATTTTCTCTCGTTCTTGCTTTTGCTGCCAATTTTTCGCTTCAGAAACGAATCTATTGAAATTAAGAACAAGCTGGTTTAGTACAATGGCTTGCTCTCCTGTTTGTCTGCGAACACCTGTTGAATCAAACATCACAATAATGCTGAACATCGCTGCTACGGCAAATATAGGAGAATCAAGGCCAGTCTCAAGTGCAACTCCTGTCGCTAAAGCTGTCGTAGCGGCGGAATGAGAGCTTGGCATCCCTCCTGTTGCATTAAAAAGGGACCAATTAATTTGTTTCGTTGCAATAAAATAAATCGGTACTTTCAGAAACTGGGCAAATACAACGCCAAATAGCGCTGCCCAAAGGGGGAAATTTAGCAAAATATCCATGAGTGACAACATCTTCCTTTCTAAACTGATCCTATGAATGGTGTACCCGAAGAAATTTACTTTCAATCGAGTGAATGATTGAAGTAATGAAGACGGTTGAGGATAAACTTTCAAGTCTTTACTCATTTGGTGGTTCATTTCGATCTTTGTGAATGAAATCCTTACCTAACTTCCATTTCAAACAAAGAATATTATGCATAAAATTGTCAGTCTATTATACCATATCCCTAAGAAGTTGTGACTTGCCACATGGTAAGATGGGGAAGCACCAGCGTCTTCCATTGACACGATTGCTCTTTCGTGTTAACTTATTAGTGATTTACCAAACTAAAGGATTAATTGAAAGGTTGTTACGTTATGAATGCCGTTATTCTTGCAGTTCTCATCATGCTAGGGCTAAGCCTTTTTCGTATACATGTTGTCATTGCACTTGTTATTGGAGCGATCGCCGGTGGTTTATTAGGGGGACTTTCTCTTAATGATACAATCGAAGCGTTTAGTTCAGGACTTGGAGGAGGAGCGACTGTTGCACTGAGCTATGCGTTGCTTGGTAGCTTTGCTGTAGGTCTTACTCGCACTGGACTTCCTGAATTAATTGTTGAGCGTGCTCTAAAGATGGTTAATCGTCGTGGAGGAGATCGGAAGAAGGGACTTGCTAAAGTTCTCATTCTCTTTGTCATTCTTCTCATCTCATGTTTCTCTCAGAACCTAGTACCTGTTCACATTGCGTTCATTCCCATTCTTATCCCACCTATTCTTCAGGTGTTAAATGAACTTGGAATGGATCGTAGAGCGGTAGCAGCTGTTCTGACTTTTGGACTAACCGCACCATACATTCTGTTACCGGCTGGTTTCGGTAAAATATTTCACGAAATTCTTCAGTCGAATATGGCTGATAGTGGCATGGAAATTGAACTTTCCTCTATACCGACAGCTATGCTGTTGCCAACAGCTGGACTCGTCGTTGGTCTCCTTATTGCGGTCTTCATTTCATACCGCAAGCCAAGGGCGTATAAACAACTATCTATTGCTCAGGAAGATACATCTGAGACATATAGTTATTCAAATCGCTCCATCCTATTTGCAATTTTATCTGTAGTCGTTACCCTTGCCGTTCAGATTCCAACTGAATCAATGATTCTAGGCGCACTTTCAGGTATTATCGTCCTTTATATTACGGGGAGCATTCGATTGGCTGAATCTGAAGCGATTTTAACAGACGGTATGAAAATGATGGCATTCATTGGTTTTGTGATGCTTGCAGCGAATGGGTTCGCTGAAGTTCTAAGACAAACGGGTGAAGTTCAATCGCTTGTAACACAAGCATCCGGATTAATAGGCGATAATAAAGCGCTAGCGGCTCTTTTGATGTTAATCGTCGGATTGTTTATTACGATGGGAATCGGATCATCATTCTCAACCATTCCAATTATTGCAGCGATTTATGTTCCACTTGCTATGGAATTAGGATTTAGCCCAATGGCAACAATTGCGCTTGTCGGAACTGCCGCAGCCCTCGGAGATGCGGGTTCACCTGCATCAGATAGTACATTAGGCCCTACATCAGGACTAAATGCAGATGGTCAGCATAATCACATTTGGGATACGGTTGTCCCAACGTTCCTACACTATAATATCCCGCTTATCTTATTTGGCTGGATTGCAGCTATGATCTTTTAACTAAGAAAAACACGGAGAGTGCTCTCCGTGTTTTTCTTTTTGCTTATTATAGAGCATTCTATAAAAGAAGGTTCGGTGTATTCTGTTACACTAAATAAAACAGCTATGAAATGAGGTGGCGTATGTACTTTGGTAAAGTAAAGGAGCAAAACAGCGATCGTGTTCCTCCTAATCAACGCGTAACGAAGGGATGGCCAGTTCTACACGTTGGGGACGTTCCATATTATGAAAAAAATCTTTCAAATTGGGATTTAAGAATAGGAGGCCTTGTTGAGCGCCCTACGGTTCTAACCTTTGAACAGCTAATGGCTCTACCTGAGATGTCAAAAACAAATGATATTCACTGTGTGACAGGCTGGTCGAAGTTTGATAATGAATGGGAAGGCATTGCAACACGGACGATAGCAGATCATGTAGGCATTCGAAAGGAAGCCAGGTTTGTTATGTTAGAGGCAGAAGAAGGGTGGACTACGAATCTTCCGCTTGAAGATTTTCTTGCAGAATCGAGCCTT carries:
- a CDS encoding sulfite oxidase-like oxidoreductase, which codes for MYFGKVKEQNSDRVPPNQRVTKGWPVLHVGDVPYYEKNLSNWDLRIGGLVERPTVLTFEQLMALPEMSKTNDIHCVTGWSKFDNEWEGIATRTIADHVGIRKEARFVMLEAEEGWTTNLPLEDFLAESSLLAYKHNGEMLTPEHGYPIRMVVPHLYFWKSAKWIRAIKFRSENQQGFWERNGYHMYGDPWKEQRFAWD